Below is a genomic region from Sulfitobacter sp. OXR-159.
GTCCGAACATGCCATGTCCTATGGCGGCTCGACCATGTTTCTCGACACCACCGACCGCGTCTCTGTCGAAGACCTGATCCGGGGCATCATCGTGCTCTCGGGCAACGACGCCTCTGCCGTGATCGCCGAGGCGCTGAGCCCAGATGGCACAGAATACGGCTTTGCCCGGCTGATGACACAGCGCGCGCAGCAAATGGGAATGACCAATTCAACCTTCGCCAACTCCAACGGCTGGCCGCAGGCGGGGCATCTGATGTCCGTGCGTGACCTCGGTCTGCTGGCGAACCGGATCATCTCGGACTACCCGCAGTTCTACCCGCTCTTTGCCGAGCGCGAGTTCGCCTTTGATGGCCGCGCGCCACAGAACAAGAGCAACCGCAACCCTCTGCTGGGTCTCGGCATCGGCGCTGATGGGCTGAAGACCGGGCACACCAATGAAGCGGGCTATGGTCTCGTCGGTTCGGCTAAACAGGGCGACCGCCGGGTGATCTTTGTGCTGTCGGGCCTCGACAGCGCCGCTGCCCGCGCGCAGGAGGCTGAATCGGTGGTCAATTGGGCCTTCCGTCAGTTCACACAGCGCGATCTGGGCGCGGCGGGCAGCCGTATTGCCGAGGCGCCTGTGGCCCTTGGCACGACCCAATCGGTCGGGCTGGAACTGAAGGACGATCTGTCGATGCTCGTGCCCGTCACCGGCGGAGATGAGATCGAGGCCGAGGTAATCTATACTGGCCCGTTCCAAGCGCCGATCAGCAAGGGCGACGAATTGGGCGAACTGGTGGTCGACCGGGGCGAATTGCCCGCCATGCGTGTGCCGCTGGTGGCCTCCGCCTCCATCGCGCCGGGGGGGTTCATGGTTAAAATGACCGCCGCCGCGCTGCATCTGATGAACCGCCTTAACGCCGGGCCGCAGGCCGCCCCCGAAGTGGAAGCGGAAGCGGAAGCTTCGTGACGACTATAGAAAAGACCCGCACGTCGGGTCTGTTTGTCACCTTTGAAGGCATCGACGGGTCCGGCAAATCCACCCAAGCGCGGCTTTTGGCTGACCATCTGACAGCGCAGGGCCATGACGTGGTACTGACCCGCGAACCGGGCGGCAGCCCGGGGGCCGAGGAAATCCGCGCGCTGGTGTTGCAAGGCGATCCCGACCGCTGGTCGGCGCAGACCGAAATCCTGCTTTTCACCGCCGCCCGCCGCGACCATCTGGAGCGTACCATTCGCCCCGCGCTGGACGCCGGAAAAGTGGTGATCTGCGACCGTTTCGCCGACAGCACGCGGATGTATCAAGGCCTGTCGCGCGGTGATCTGCGGCAGATGGTGGACGATCTGCATGCGCTGATGATCGGCGTAGAGCCTGACCTGACCCTGTTGATCGACATGGACCCGGCCAATGGGCTGGAGCGTGCCCTCTCGCGCCAGACGGCGGAGGAGCGGTTTGAGGATTTCGGCGTGGAACTCCAAGCGAAGATGCGGGCCGGTTTTCTGAGCCTTGCCGAAGAATTCAGCGACCGTTTCCAAGTGATCGACGGGGGCCGCGATATTGACAGCGTTGCGCGTGATGTGACCACGACCGTGACCGCCCATTTGGGGTGATCGCCCTGCCCGCTTCCCTCTGCGGCGAAACATGCTAGACCGAGACCATGACAGACGACGCCCCCCAGCCAGACCGTGTGGAAGGTGCCCGCCACCCGCGCGACACGCCGAACCTGATCGGCCAAAGCGCAGCCGAGGCCGCCTTTCTAGACGCCTATTACAGCGGCAAATTGCACCACGCTTGGATGCTGACCGGCCCACGCGGCGTCGGCAAAGCGACGTTGGCATGGCGCATCGCGCGGTTCCTTTTGGCCACGCCCGACCCCGATGGCGGCATGTTCGATCTGCCCCCGACTGACACGCTTGAGATCGACCCCGAGCATCCTGTCGCCCGCCGTGTGGCCGCCGGGGCCGAAGCGGGGCTGAAATCCGTCACCCGCACGCTGAACCCCGATACCAAGAAGATGCGCAAGCAGATCGTCGTCGATGACATCCGCGCGCTAAACGGGTTCTTCCAGATGTCCGCCGCCGACGGGGGCCGCCGCGTGGTCATCATCGACGACGCGGATGAGATGAACCCCAACGCCGCCAATGCCTTGCTCAAGATGCTGGAAGAACCGCCAGAACGGGCCATTCTGCTGCTGCTGAGCCACCAACCCTCCAGCCTGCTGCCCACCATCCGCTCGCGTTGCCGTACGCTGCGGCTTGGCACGCTCGACGCGGACCAGATGGCCGAGGCGCTGGCCGGCTCGGGGGTGGAGGTCGAAGACGATCCCGCCGCACTGTCCGAGCTTTCCGGCGGCTCTGTCGGCGGGGCACTGCGCCTGTCGCTGATGGGTGGGGTCAAGACCTATGCCGATCTTGTGGGGCTGATCTCTTCGCTGCCGCAACTCGACCGGGGCCGCGCCATCAAACTGGCCGAAGCCGCAGCACAGCGCGGAGCCGAAGCCAAGCTCGACCTGCTTTTTACCCTGCTCGACCTGCTGCTGGTCCGTCTGGCACGCACCGGGGCCACCGGTGCGCCGCCCGCGCGCGCCGCCTGCCCCGATGAGATCGCCGTGCTGCAACGCCTTTCGCCCAGCCCCGCACAGGGCCGCGCTTGGGCCGATGCCGCGCAACAGATATCCGACCGCGCCCGCCATGGACTGGCGGTGAACCTTGACCCTGCCGCGCTGGTCCTAGATACCCTGCGGCAGATAGGCCAGACGGCGCCGCGATAGCCGAAAGGACAGCATGACCGACACGCCCCACATCACTGACAGCCACTGCCACCTCGATTTCGAGAGCCTTGCCGCCGACCTGCCCGGCGTCATCGCCCGCGCCGCTGACGCAGGCGTCACGCGCATGGTCACCATCTGCACCCGGCTAAAGAATGAGCCCGCCGTGCGCGCCATTGCCGAGGCGCATGATCCGGTGTTCTACGCCGCGGGCACCCACCCGATGTCCGCTGCCGAAGAGCCTCTGGCTTCCGTCGACGAACTGCTCTCCCTGACCCAGCATCCCAAGATGGTCGGCATCGGTGAGACCGGCCTTGATTACCACTACACCGCCGAGAGTGCCGAGGTGCAAAAGACCTCCTTGCGCATCCATATCGCTGCGGCGCGGGAAAGTGGCCTGCCGTTGATCATTCACGCCCGCGATGCGGATGACGACATGGCCCGCATCCTGCGCGAGGAACATGCGCAAGGTGCCTATTCCTGTGTCATGCATTGCTTCTCCTCCTCGGCTGAACTGGCCCGCGCGGCGCTGGACCTGGGGTTTTACCTGTCGATGTCGGGCATCACCGCCTTTCCCAAGTCGCGGGACTTGCGTGATATCTTCAGCCAAGCCCCACTCGACCGCATCCTTGTGGAAACCGACGCGCCCTACCTCGCGCCGCCCCCGCATCGGGGCAAGCCGAATGAGCCTGCCTTCACCGCCCATACCGCCCGCCGCGGGGCAGAGACCTTTGGCCTCGACTACGCCGATTTCGCGGCCCGCACGCAGGCGAATTTCGAGCGGCTCTTTGCGAAAGCCGCCGCTTGGGAGCCCGCGCGCTGATGGCTGAGTTGCGGGTGACCATATTGGGCAGCGGCTCTTCCGGGGGCGTGCCGCGGATCGGCGGCCACTGGGGGGACTGCGACCCGAATGAGCCCAAAAACGCCCGCCGCCGCTGCTCGATCCTTGTGGAGCGGGTGACGGATGCGGGCACAACCACCGTTCTGATCGACACCTCCCCCGACATGCGCAGCCAACTTCTCGACGCGGGCGTCGGACGGCTTGATGCGGTGATCTACACCCATGCCCATGCGGACCACGTGCACGGGCTGGATGACCTGCGCATGGTGGTAATGAACATGCGCGCCCGCCTGCCGGTCTGGGCCGATGCGCCCACGCGGGACGCGCTGATTGAGCGCTTCGGCTATGCTTTCGTGCAGCCCGAATGGTCGAGTTATCCGCCCATCCTCGACATGCATGACATCACGGGCGAAGTCCGCATCGACGGCCCCGGCGGCACGCTCGAATTCGCGCCCTTTACCGTGACCCACGGCAATATCGACGCGCTTGGCTTTCGCTTTGACGATATCGTCTATCTGCCCGATGTCTCAGCCATTCCCGAGGACTGCTGGCCGATGATGGACAACCTGCGCTGCTGGATCGTCGATGCGCTGCGCCGTGACCCGCATCCGACCCATAGCCATTTGGCACAGACGTTGGAGTGGGTCGCCCGCGTGGCACCACAAACCGCCGTTCTGACCAATATGCATAACGATCTTGATTACCACACCGTCGCCGCGGAAACGCCGGATCATATTCAACCGGCCTATGACGGGCTGACCCTTCATTTCCCCCTACCTCATTCAGACTAGGCGGCGCCGGGCGCAGGCCTAAGGGTCGGCGCCCCGCCGCGCCCCCAAAAGGCCCTTTTAAGTGCAAACTCTTTTAGACGTTATTCTGCCGGTCTTTCTGGTCATCGGCTTTGGTTACGTGGCGGTCTGGCGCGGGCTGTTCCCCGTCTCTGGCATCGACGGGGTGATGAAATTCACCCAGAACTTCGCCATCCCCTGCCTGTTGTTCCAAGCCATTGCCCGCATTGACCTTTCCAGCAGCTATGATCCGCGTCTTCTGAGCAGTTTCTACGGCGGTGCGGCGCTGTGCTTTGCACTTGGCATCCTCGGCGCGCGGGTGCTCTTCCGCCGCGATTGGGAGGACAGTGTGGCGATCGGGTTCTGTTGCCTGTTTTCGAACTCGATCCTCTTGGGCCTGCCGATCACCGAACGCGCCTATGGGCCCGAGGCGCTGGCCGGGAACTATGCGATCCTGTCGTTCCACGCGCCCTTTTGCTATGGTTTGGGCATCACGGTGATGGAATTCGTGCGCAACCGCGGGCAATCGGGCCTGTCGCTTCTGCGCAATGTCAGCCGCGCGATGTTCCGCAACGCGCTGGTGATTGCGATTCTTGGTGGATTTGCCGTCAACCTCAGCGGCTTGCCGATCCCCGGCGTGGTGGATGACGCGCTGTCGCTCATCGTCCGCGCCGCCCTGCCCGCGGCGCTCTTCGCGCTTGGCGGGGTGCTGCTGCAATACAAGCCCGAAGGCGACATGAAAGCGATCCTCATGGTCTGCGCCATCGCCCTCTTGGTACATCCCGCGCTGGTCTGGAGCTTTGGCACCATGTTTAACCTGCCGCAGGCGGGATTTCGGTCCGGCGTGCTGACGGCGGCCATGGCACCGGGGTTCAACGCCTATATTTTCGCCAATATGTACGGCCGCGCGCGCCGTGTCGCGGCAAGCTCGGTGCTGATCGCGACGGGCAGTTCGATTTTGACGGTATGGCTTTGGTTGACGGTTCTGGGCTGAACGAAAGCGTCCGCGAAAAGCCTGAAATATCCGTCATTTAGGAGGGGAAGTGGTGCGGGTGAAGGGACTCGAACCCCCACGCCATAGGCGCCAGAACCTAAATCTGGTGCGTCTACCAATTCCGCCACACCCGCACTGCACCAACCGGTGCCCGCGCTGATTAGCAAACCCGCGCGGCAGATGCGAGAGCAAAAAAGCACAAGACATTAACCAGATGTTTGCATATGGTTGGTGATACCTGAGGCAGGTACAATAGAAAGAGACGCCCATGAAACCGAATACGGTCGGGTGCGTAGGCGACAACGATCGCCATGGGGGGCAGTTTTCCCCATTTGCTGCGCTGGACACCGGTCTTGTGCAGGGCGCCCTAATTCTGACGCTGGACGGTGAAATCCCGGTTGAGTTCCTCTCGGTCGGGGATCGGGTCATCACGCGCGACAGTGGCTTTGCCAAAATCCTTCACATTCAACGCACGACCCGCAAGGTGCGGCGCATCGCGCTGGCGGCAGGATCGCTGGGCCACACGCGGCCCGAACGCGATGTACAACTCGCCGGGGATCAGATGCTGCTGGTGCGCGATTGGCGCGCGCGGGCGCTTTTCAACTCCGAACGCGCCTTGGTCGCAGCGCGCGCATTGGTCGACGAGGAATTCATCACCGATCTGGGTGAGGAAGAGACGACGTTGATCCAGATTTTCTGCAACGGCCCGCATATCATCTATGCCGATGGGCTTGAGCTTGGCACCGCCGATGCCGCCCGCGCCCGCGGTGCGGTGCTGCACGCCGCTTAAACCCCCAAGTCGCGCAACACCTGTGGCATCAGGTCCGGCAGATCCTCAGCAATCAGCCCCGGCCCATGCTGCAACGCCGCCTGCGCATGCATCCACGTGGCGAGGGTGGCCGCCTCTACCGGTGCGATCCCCCGCGCGAGCAGGCCGGTAATAAGCCCCGCCAAGACATCGCCAGCCCCCGCAGTGGCCAACCACGGCGTCGCGCGGTCTTGGGTCGCGCGGTGACGCCGCAGGTTCCCCTCTGGCGTGGCGATGATCGTCTCGGGCCCTTTCAGCAAGATCACGCACCCAAATCGCGTGGCTGCATCCCGGGCGGCCTGCGCTTTTGCGCCCTGCCCCTCAGCCTTGGCGGCCTGCGCCAAATCGGGGGCCAGTCGGGCGAACTCTCCCATATGGGGCGTTAAAACGCAGCCGGGGTGAAGGGCGGCGCGCAGATCGGCGTCTTGCGACAGCAGGGTGATCGCATCGGCGTCCAGAACAACTTGGGGCGCGGCAAGGGCGGCCTTGACCATCTCCGTCGCACGCGCCCCCAATCCCAAGGCGGGACCAAGACAAAGCGCGTTGATCCGCCTGTCTTTCAACGCCTCCGACAACGCCGCGCCATCCGGCACCCTTTGCAGCATGATCGCCGTGACCTGCATCGCTGTTTCAAGCTGCGCCGCTGGCGGCACGCCCAATGTCACAGCCCCGGCGCCGACCCTCAGTGCCGCGCGCGCCGCCATCCGTGCGGCACCGGTCTGGCCCGGCCCGCCGGACAGGATCAGCGCATGGCCGTGGTCGTATTTATGCCCCGGCTGCTTGCGCAACAGTGCAACATCAAGGCTCTCGCGGGTGATCTCGGAAATGGTCATGCATAGGGTTCTAGCAAGCACCACACGAAGGTACAGTCCGAGTCCGATTCATCACCGCCTATTTTTTAGGCGTAGCGCCCAAATTCTCAGCGCCCCTTGGCAAATGCATCCGCCGCGCCATGTTACCCCCTGCCCGGCGCTGGACGTTACGCGGGCAGGATGCTCTGTCGAAACCAGAGCATAAATGCGCGGGAATTGTCAGGGGAATACCATGAAAAAGATCGAAGCCATCATCAAGCCGTTCAAACTCGACGAAGTCAAAGAAGCCCTTCAAGATGTGGGCGTTCAAGGCCTCAGCGTGATTGAAGTAAAAGGCTTCGGCCGTCAAAAAGGCCACACCGAACTCTACCGTGGTGCGGAATATGTCGTAGATTTCCTTCCCAAAGTGAAGGTGGAAGTGGTATTGGATGACGATCAGGTCGATGCCGCTATTGAGGCCATCGTCGACGCCGCCAAAACGGAGAAAATCGGTGACGGCAAAATCTTCGTTTCCCCTGTAGAACAAACAATTCGCATCCGTACCGGTGAATCCGGTTCAGACGCACTTTGACATCGGCCTTCGGGCCCAGACTACGAATAGACCATAAAGGACCTACACGATGGATACCCAGGAATTCCTGAGCAAAATCAAAGATGAAGGCATCGAATATGTCGACATCCGCTTCACTGACACCCGCGGCGCCTTGCAGCACGTTACCATCGTAAGCGATCTGGTCGACGAAGATTTCCTCGAAGAAGGCTTCATGTTCGACGGCTCGTCCATCGCAGGTTGGAAAAGCATCGAAGCCTCCGATATGAAGCTGATGCCTGATGTCAGCACCGCCTATGTCGACCCCTTCTATGCAGAAACCACGATCTGTCTGCATTGCTCCATCGCCGAGCCCGACACCGGCGAAAGCTATGAGCGTGACCCCCGCGGCACCGCCGAAAAAGCCGAAGCCTATCTGCGCTCCTCCGGCATCGGCGACAATGCCTACTTTGGCCCCGAGGCCGAGTTCTTCCTTTTCGACAACGTCAAGTTCTCGAACCAGATCAACAAGGTATCTTACGAAGTTGACGCATCCGACGGCTCGTGGAACTCCGACACCGATTATGAAATGGGCAACATGGGTCACCGCCCGGGCCTCAAGGGTGGCTACTTCCCGGTGAACCCGGTGGACGAAGCCCAAGACCTGCGCGCCGAGATGCTTTCGACGATGAAGCGCCTTGGCATGAAGGTCGACAAGCACCACCACGAAGTTGCGTCCTGCCAGCACGAACTGGGTCTGATCTTTGGTGAGTTGACCGAGCAGGCGGACGAAATCCAGAAATACAAATACGTGGTCCACAACGTGGCTCATGC
It encodes:
- a CDS encoding DNA polymerase III subunit delta'; the encoded protein is MTDDAPQPDRVEGARHPRDTPNLIGQSAAEAAFLDAYYSGKLHHAWMLTGPRGVGKATLAWRIARFLLATPDPDGGMFDLPPTDTLEIDPEHPVARRVAAGAEAGLKSVTRTLNPDTKKMRKQIVVDDIRALNGFFQMSAADGGRRVVIIDDADEMNPNAANALLKMLEEPPERAILLLLSHQPSSLLPTIRSRCRTLRLGTLDADQMAEALAGSGVEVEDDPAALSELSGGSVGGALRLSLMGGVKTYADLVGLISSLPQLDRGRAIKLAEAAAQRGAEAKLDLLFTLLDLLLVRLARTGATGAPPARAACPDEIAVLQRLSPSPAQGRAWADAAQQISDRARHGLAVNLDPAALVLDTLRQIGQTAPR
- a CDS encoding TatD family hydrolase, whose amino-acid sequence is MTDTPHITDSHCHLDFESLAADLPGVIARAADAGVTRMVTICTRLKNEPAVRAIAEAHDPVFYAAGTHPMSAAEEPLASVDELLSLTQHPKMVGIGETGLDYHYTAESAEVQKTSLRIHIAAARESGLPLIIHARDADDDMARILREEHAQGAYSCVMHCFSSSAELARAALDLGFYLSMSGITAFPKSRDLRDIFSQAPLDRILVETDAPYLAPPPHRGKPNEPAFTAHTARRGAETFGLDYADFAARTQANFERLFAKAAAWEPAR
- a CDS encoding NAD(P)H-hydrate dehydratase, encoding MTISEITRESLDVALLRKQPGHKYDHGHALILSGGPGQTGAARMAARAALRVGAGAVTLGVPPAAQLETAMQVTAIMLQRVPDGAALSEALKDRRINALCLGPALGLGARATEMVKAALAAPQVVLDADAITLLSQDADLRAALHPGCVLTPHMGEFARLAPDLAQAAKAEGQGAKAQAARDAATRFGCVILLKGPETIIATPEGNLRRHRATQDRATPWLATAGAGDVLAGLITGLLARGIAPVEAATLATWMHAQAALQHGPGLIAEDLPDLMPQVLRDLGV
- a CDS encoding Hint domain-containing protein, which translates into the protein MKPNTVGCVGDNDRHGGQFSPFAALDTGLVQGALILTLDGEIPVEFLSVGDRVITRDSGFAKILHIQRTTRKVRRIALAAGSLGHTRPERDVQLAGDQMLLVRDWRARALFNSERALVAARALVDEEFITDLGEEETTLIQIFCNGPHIIYADGLELGTADAARARGAVLHAA
- a CDS encoding AEC family transporter, with product MQTLLDVILPVFLVIGFGYVAVWRGLFPVSGIDGVMKFTQNFAIPCLLFQAIARIDLSSSYDPRLLSSFYGGAALCFALGILGARVLFRRDWEDSVAIGFCCLFSNSILLGLPITERAYGPEALAGNYAILSFHAPFCYGLGITVMEFVRNRGQSGLSLLRNVSRAMFRNALVIAILGGFAVNLSGLPIPGVVDDALSLIVRAALPAALFALGGVLLQYKPEGDMKAILMVCAIALLVHPALVWSFGTMFNLPQAGFRSGVLTAAMAPGFNAYIFANMYGRARRVAASSVLIATGSSILTVWLWLTVLG
- a CDS encoding P-II family nitrogen regulator; translated protein: MKKIEAIIKPFKLDEVKEALQDVGVQGLSVIEVKGFGRQKGHTELYRGAEYVVDFLPKVKVEVVLDDDQVDAAIEAIVDAAKTEKIGDGKIFVSPVEQTIRIRTGESGSDAL
- a CDS encoding MBL fold metallo-hydrolase gives rise to the protein MAELRVTILGSGSSGGVPRIGGHWGDCDPNEPKNARRRCSILVERVTDAGTTTVLIDTSPDMRSQLLDAGVGRLDAVIYTHAHADHVHGLDDLRMVVMNMRARLPVWADAPTRDALIERFGYAFVQPEWSSYPPILDMHDITGEVRIDGPGGTLEFAPFTVTHGNIDALGFRFDDIVYLPDVSAIPEDCWPMMDNLRCWIVDALRRDPHPTHSHLAQTLEWVARVAPQTAVLTNMHNDLDYHTVAAETPDHIQPAYDGLTLHFPLPHSD
- the tmk gene encoding dTMP kinase, giving the protein MTTIEKTRTSGLFVTFEGIDGSGKSTQARLLADHLTAQGHDVVLTREPGGSPGAEEIRALVLQGDPDRWSAQTEILLFTAARRDHLERTIRPALDAGKVVICDRFADSTRMYQGLSRGDLRQMVDDLHALMIGVEPDLTLLIDMDPANGLERALSRQTAEERFEDFGVELQAKMRAGFLSLAEEFSDRFQVIDGGRDIDSVARDVTTTVTAHLG
- a CDS encoding D-alanyl-D-alanine carboxypeptidase family protein: MIRLFAAAVALVLTFQPAAAFDTRATAAYVLDQTTGTVLLAKNADEPLPPASMSKLMTLYMAFEAVERGKQNGGLDLVEKLPVSEHAMSYGGSTMFLDTTDRVSVEDLIRGIIVLSGNDASAVIAEALSPDGTEYGFARLMTQRAQQMGMTNSTFANSNGWPQAGHLMSVRDLGLLANRIISDYPQFYPLFAEREFAFDGRAPQNKSNRNPLLGLGIGADGLKTGHTNEAGYGLVGSAKQGDRRVIFVLSGLDSAAARAQEAESVVNWAFRQFTQRDLGAAGSRIAEAPVALGTTQSVGLELKDDLSMLVPVTGGDEIEAEVIYTGPFQAPISKGDELGELVVDRGELPAMRVPLVASASIAPGGFMVKMTAAALHLMNRLNAGPQAAPEVEAEAEAS
- the glnA gene encoding type I glutamate--ammonia ligase, coding for MDTQEFLSKIKDEGIEYVDIRFTDTRGALQHVTIVSDLVDEDFLEEGFMFDGSSIAGWKSIEASDMKLMPDVSTAYVDPFYAETTICLHCSIAEPDTGESYERDPRGTAEKAEAYLRSSGIGDNAYFGPEAEFFLFDNVKFSNQINKVSYEVDASDGSWNSDTDYEMGNMGHRPGLKGGYFPVNPVDEAQDLRAEMLSTMKRLGMKVDKHHHEVASCQHELGLIFGELTEQADEIQKYKYVVHNVAHAYGKSATFMPKPIFGDNGSGMHVNMSIWKDGKPLFAGDKYADLSQEALWFIGGILTHAKSLNAFTNPTTNSYKRLIPGFEAPVLRAYSARNRSGCVRIPWTESPKAKRVEARFPDPAANPYLAFSALLMAGLDGIKNKIDPGEAMDKNLYDLPAEELADIPTVAGSLREALDELSKDMDYLLAGDVFTRDQIEGYIGLKMEEVLKFEQTPHPVEFGMYYSC